From Epinephelus fuscoguttatus linkage group LG17, E.fuscoguttatus.final_Chr_v1:
aattattaatcaattaagaaaataattggCATTTAAATGCCATTCAAAATTACAAGgtaccttttttcttttgccaaTAGTCCAACACTCGAAGATATCTAATGTACAATTtcattttagagaaaaagcaGTAAATCCTCACATCCGAGATGCTTGTCAAAAATATCGATTTATTAATAGATatcaattctgaatatttgaaatggtCACAATGCTCTTTGTTTGCAGTATTGATACACTAATACTAGCTGTGCTTTCTTTCACTCTTCTTCCAGTTTATATAGAAACAAAAGGTTCcagatacacacaaaaaatacatatcAGTCTCATCCAAAAGAGGGAATGAGAGAAACTAAATGTCTGATAAAAACATTGATGTTTCTAAGGTTGtctttttgagaaaaaaaaatagaattatgGCTTGTACCTGCATTAAGGGCAAACATAAGGATGCTTATTTTCCTTTCACATTGTAAAGCAATGCTCATTTTCCACATTATCGATACACCAGCATGAGCTGcactttctttgtgtttctttttgctaATGTTTACTGAAGTCATCCTGCTGTTCTCTGCCACTACCCAAGTTATTGTCATGTTACATTAACTTTCAATAAAAAGGTTATTTTTATGCCCTCAGTGTCATTTTCCCCCATTAATCTATCCGTGTTCACCTGCTTATACAGGCCGGGTCAGCAGGCTGAGCatagcaccccagacatccctctccccagcaacgctttccagctcctcctgggggaccccatgGGGTTCCCAGGCTagatgagatatgtagtccctccagtgtgtattctgggtctgccccaggggcCCCTCCCAGTGGGACAGGCCAGGGACAtttctaacaggaggcgcccaggaggcatgctgatcagatgcccacaccaactcaactgacccctttcaacgcgaaggagcagcggctctactctgagctccctccagtgTCCAAGCTCCTTAACCTATCTCTAAGTCTGAGCCCAACCACCCCACGGAGGAGACTTGTTTTAGCTGCTTGTAtacgcaatctcattctttcagtcattgCCCAGTCAGGCACAGCGCCTGcttcactgcagaagctgcaccaaaccgctgatccatctcacgctccattctacccttactcgtgaacaagaccctgagatacttgaactcgcTAGTTTTGGCTAGAAACTCTCTTTTAGCCCAAAGGGGGCAATTAACAGATTTCCGGCAGAGCACTATGGTCTCAGGTTTGGAGGTGGGgactctcatcccaaccgcTTCACACTCAGTTGCAAAACCACTTCATGCttgaggtcacggtgtgattaTTAACCATTTACAAATACTTCATATAGTATATAAAATGTTATATGTGCAACAGCAAACTGTTACAATGCCATACATTATAGCATtactaataaataaacattatcatttcattgtttgcCAACAGTAAAtatcaaagttttttttaactatcAATTTACCATTCATTAATGATGATTATCATGAAGTGTTACCCAGTATTCCCTTGGTTCAGTCTATTCTGTATTTGAAACCAACCCTGTGCTTCAGCTCACACCAGTTATTTTTGATAAACTCACATCAAGCCTCCATTCTGCTGTTGTACTTGTTTAATCAATGTTCTTTTCAATAAAGGGATCAATGGGGCACGTCCGATTTCATACATGGTTGCTTCTTCATGGTGAATCTAATTTAAGTTGTTCCTCCCAGCTACTGATCCATTAAAAGGAAATCAATGTTCATGGCTGGACTAGTTTGTTTTCCATGCAGATGACTGCAGACTGTGATTCCAGGCTACTGGAGAGGAGGGGGAACACTCTGAATAACTTCTGATATTTCCTCAAGTTCGTCTCCTTAAATTCCCCAAAAATAAGGTTCGGTTTCTTCGGAGTTCACAAAATTAAGTCACACATTGTTTCCTTATGCTGAATGTTATCCATTTATTACTCAAAATAACAGTTTATTCCTACTAAAGATATAAGATTAGGAGAGTAAAACATGCAGTGACAAAGATTCTTTCTGAAAAACCACCAGGACAGTCGAATTAACACCCATCACAACCAAAACgttccaaaaataaaataccttCTGAAAGGAGGTCTAATCTTACAGAAAACaccataaaattaaaacagattaatgtacattttaaacagtttGTGGTTTAAGTCACTGGGCAATATTTTAACACTTTCAAGGACCAAAGCTGCGTTTCTGTGTATTTTAGCCTCAATACTCACATACTTGATAACTACTGATGACCCAACACACGATATCCTcatgatttttaatgtttttcttcCAGGCAGCCTTATTTATTTTGCATGAAAATAACTTGTATTAACATAAAACCTGAATGTCAAGTCtgattttgttctgtttttttctgttgtgttattGTTAGTGGGTAATGCACGTTTCATTTCAGTCTGCTACTTTGACAATACAGGTTATTGATTATCTTAACGTTTACTGTGACAGATTATCTGTGAATAAGttccacaatattcattttgataaggtaaaataaatgaacaccTGTGGCTGAAAGAAgggaataaaaacaagaaaaatatgaGAAAAATCAACAGTAAAGTAATGAGAGTCATAACCAACCCCTCCAGAATGTTGCTATCACAaaaattaacacaaattcagccaatcaccTTCAATTCTGCACAATGCAaaatcctggaggagctggataATGATAATGtgataaaacacacagaaacactggtTCAGTTCGGCAACAGACtggattcattttaaaatactgaatgttctctcttttttttttttttttgcaaaaatgggTGCATAGGGTTTAGAAAACAAAATCATCAGTAACCGCatataaaaaagacaattaTTCCTGGCCGACTACCACTGAACACAGAAACCGCTGTTTCATATTTCTATCAGGGAATCTCACCAATACAGTTTTATAAAACCGAGCAAAGTACGAGCATTGTTCTTAAAATGGAGCCGCAAAAACAAGCTTTCTACAAATGGTTCAGTGGACGTTACATTCatgtcaaaacaaacatttcttaaCAAATGAACCAACTCTGGTGCATCTGACATAATGACGGATAGGAGCGGGGAGCAGGTACTCATCTAGCGTCCTCCTGACTTGCGCCCAGCCCAGGATCGGGACCGAGAACGCGAACGAGAGCGTGATCTTGATGCGGACCTGGACCTGGAGCGGGATGGGGAGTGTGTACGTCGCACTTCTTCTTCAGTGTAGTGGGAGGTCGACGCTGGGTTGACACTCTCTCGTGGAGATGCGGATTTGGATCGTGAGCGCGATCTCCCTCGAGACTCTCTCCGGGGCCTCTGCCTGTATCTGAAGACACAGTGAAACCATTTAGACACCTCTGTGATCATCTTAACTTCTGGGAACTATGCACAACCTTCCTGTATGTCAAATGTTAAGACAGTTTAGTTCCCCACGACACTTAACTGCTAACAATTTTACTGCTACAATATATCCTATAATAAATCATTCTCTACATGTACTTGTACAGTCATAGAGACTGTACTGTGACAATAACAGAAAGAGAGCAATAGATGCAAACTACAACCTCTCAACAGTCAAAGACAAGTCGTACCTGTCACCCTCACGGCTCctgcttcttcctcttccatACATCCGCCCAGAGCTGAGGACAAACATGAAAAGGTCATTTTCCTTTACAGTGTAACAACTGTGAGGAGTAAGCAAATGAATTCCATCACAAAAGGAAAAACTCACTCTCTAGGGCTATCAGATCGCCTGCGATGCCGATCATAAGAAGGACTGCGTGATCTGTATCGCTCGTAGCTGCGGCTGCGTGAACGTCTGCGCCGGCTGTCTCGATCATAGTCATCATATCGAGAGGATCTGCCTGGAGAACGCCTTTCCTTTGACTTCATCTGATTTGGTGCTGATgtatatggggaaaaaaagcagcaatgagCTAGGGAGTTTGTGCCCTGAGTGGAAAACAGACAGAATTTTTTCCCCAGGAGTAACACTTTCTGTGGAAAGTACTTTATCCCACTAAGTCCCACTGGGTATATGAAGGGTGCACCTCCAGGGTtcaacattgatttttttttcacctggcCAGCTGTGCAAGTGGGTCAGAAATCTACTTCACCAAAGACAACTTTTACTTGACCCTATACAAACTGTGTATTAGTGATTctcaaataacaacaaaaacttaAGTAAAGTGTTATAACAAATTACCGTTTTATCTGCCTTGCTCTCAAACTTGGAGAGATTCACCCACATCCTTTTTACGCCACCCAACTTATCTCCTGTTTCCAGGATAAACTAAAAATACTTGCTTGCTTTCAGCTCATAAACTTTACCTCTACCCACTGCTGTCTTCTGGCAAGTGCCCAATTCATACTGCGCGTATGCAAGTCTCAGGGGAGATGGCAAGAAGTGAGAGACTTCACTCCACATCCCTATCAGTCATGTCAGAATTTGTCCTATTACAGACCTTTGCTGTTAAATTTAATATTACTGCTCATTTCACTCACTTCACTTGCCAACACCCTCCATTCCTCAGCTTGACCTGACCacctgtgttgtcatatatgtTCTAATTTTAGCTACTTCAGTGCTGCCAGTAGTTAATTTCTTACTCACACCTACAATTCAGGTCTTAGTGAGAAACCTGATGAATGCAGGGGATCATACAATAAATATTTATCTACTACCATATAAttcaaaagtgacagtgacaatgaaataaaaagaagtttaacacaaaaacacttgctgACAGACTCAACAGTATTTggttgcaaaaacaaaaagacttaAACACTTACTCTTTCGGTCACCCTGGGCAAACTGGATTTCAATTTGCCGACCGCAAACCCACTTCCTGTCCAGGCTGTGAAGAGCATCCTCTGCATCACGCACATCCTCAAACATGCTGAGTGGTTAAGGGTTTTTGTTTGCTCTGATTTTTGTAAGGCCATACaaattcaaataaatgtttttcttaaatTTACTCTCAGAAAGGTCACGCTCAGAaattcattttacatttatgGCAAGAGGGATGAACTtcaaacattttctttcatttgtgtGGCCCAAGACATAACAGTTTAACATGCAGAAATTAAATGTTACTTGATATGTTATAGCaagtgaaagaaaacaacaaacatactACATACTCATTGGATTTTTGTAGAGATAAAAGATGAAGCAAGTTtttcaaacacatcaaataaCTGTCTGAGGGATCAGAACtacaaatatataaacaaatcaaaTACATTAAATAGCTGATTAAATTGCTttgattaaaactaaaaaaaaatgtcattgatATCACAGGGAAAGCTGATTTTGTTGCCATGTCAAATTTGTGGATTTGTCTTGGGAGGATACAAAATAATTCAGACTTGTTACCTTTGCCCATGCTTGACTTTGAACTTCATCTTGATCTTTACACTCTTTAATCGACTCCCACAGAGACTTGGGTTTCCTGCTTGCCT
This genomic window contains:
- the LOC125905125 gene encoding serine/arginine-rich splicing factor 10-like, with product MRYKYLRCRAGLSSSPPQKTFHLLVECKFMARYMRPPNTSLFVRNISDESRPEDLRREFGRYGPIVDVYIPLDFYTRQSRGFAYIQFEDVRDAEDALHSLDRKWVCGRQIEIQFAQGDRKTPNQMKSKERRSPGRSSRYDDYDRDSRRRRSRSRSYERYRSRSPSYDRHRRRSDSPRDSGRMYGRGRSRSREGDRYRQRPRRESRGRSRSRSKSASPRESVNPASTSHYTEEEVRRTHSPSRSRSRSASRSRSRSRSRSRSWAGRKSGGR